The genomic interval CATTCCTGACGGTGTGACGAACATCTTTGATTATGCGTTCGAGTGGTCTTCCAGCCTGACGAACGTGACGATTCCCGCCAGTGTGACGAGCATCGGCGAGTTTGCGTTCGCGGATTGCCACACCCTGACAAGCATCACGTTTTTTGGTGATGCGCCCGCAACGGGATTTGCTGCATTCGCGAGAGTTGGCAACATGGTGATTTATTACGCGCCAGGCACGAGTGGCTGGAATCCCTATGAAAGCTGGCCCACCACCGTGCAGCTCTCGTTCTTCAACGGCTTCGGTTTCACCTTCAACAACGGCGCGATCACCATCACAAACTACACCGGCTCCGGCGGAAACGTGACCATTCCCGCCGTCATCTACGGTTATCCGGTCACGGACATCGCCGCGAGCGCCTTCGCCAACAACAACGCGCTGACGGGCATCGTCATTCCCAATAGCGTGACGAACATCGGGGTGCAGGCGTTTCAAAACGACATTTATCTGACAAGCGTGACGCTCTCGACCAACCTGACGAGCATCGACATTCAGGCGTTCGCCAGCGATGTGAGCCTGACGAGCCTCACGATTCCCGCCAGTGTCAGGAGTCTTGGTGTGCAGGCATTCTACAACGATGTCAGCCTGACGAACGTGACGTTTCTGGGCGACGCGCCGAGTTTGGGGAACGGAACTTTCGGTGGTGACTACGCGACGGTCTATTACTACTACGGGACGCACGGCTGGACGAATCCCTTCGGCGGCTTGATGGCGGTGATGCTGGGCGCGCCGAATCCGCCGCAGATCAGCGGGAATGCGGGTGTGATTTCCGGCAACTTCGGCTTCACCCTCACTGGCGTCGCCAGCCAGACCATCATCGTCGAAGCGAGCACCAACCTCACAAGCTGGTCGCCCGTCTGGACGAACACGTTGACCGGCATGACCACGAACTTCACCGATCCGCAATGGAAAAATTTTCCCGCCCGCTTCTACCGCGCCCGCTAATCCCATTTTTTAGCCAAAGATGCACACAGACGAAACACGTCTGTGGCATTAATTTCAGTTGGGTTAAATCAGTGAATTATGGGCAAAATTAAAGGTTAGTCGGTTAAATTTCGGCAATCCGTGTCTGCCATGACGGACCGTGCCAGTTGCCTTCAGGCGGGCAAGCCACCGCCGGGAAATAAGTCCGCTACTTGGCGCGCGGGTCAGTGGGATGAATGCCCAGGGGGTCGAACGAACCGCAGGGATGCGGCTAGACACCGTGCCGCCGGTTCCAATGGGAGCCCAAGGCGCACAGCAACGCGGCCAAATCGGCTAGACATAACGTTTTTTGTCCGTTGCATGAGGGGAGGCTGATTTATATGCATTCTCGTTCTATTTAGGCTGG from Verrucomicrobiia bacterium carries:
- a CDS encoding leucine-rich repeat domain-containing protein, which translates into the protein MQLRILMLLLAVLTPGLARAQLTYAYDSYVVGRTTNYNATVTNYTGGGAVTIPSGFFHGLYFYHVTAIGDSAFEGTAITSVTIPDTVTSIGNHAFYYCPGLTSVTIGNGVTSIGVYAFTECSSLTDITVSAGNPAYSSLNGVLFNKTQTALLQFPTAFGGSYTIPDGVTNIFDYAFEWSSSLTNVTIPASVTSIGEFAFADCHTLTSITFFGDAPATGFAAFARVGNMVIYYAPGTSGWNPYESWPTTVQLSFFNGFGFTFNNGAITITNYTGSGGNVTIPAVIYGYPVTDIAASAFANNNALTGIVIPNSVTNIGVQAFQNDIYLTSVTLSTNLTSIDIQAFASDVSLTSLTIPASVRSLGVQAFYNDVSLTNVTFLGDAPSLGNGTFGGDYATVYYYYGTHGWTNPFGGLMAVMLGAPNPPQISGNAGVISGNFGFTLTGVASQTIIVEASTNLTSWSPVWTNTLTGMTTNFTDPQWKNFPARFYRAR